The Botrytis cinerea B05.10 chromosome 6, complete sequence region GTGTGAGTTTGATGGGGCGCTTGGGGATCCATCGGTTCTGGGGGGGTGAGAGGAGGTCTTGATGTTggattatttttgaaatgtggTATGAGATGGAATTGGATGTTTGCGTTTGTAAATAGTTTGACTATTCAATTGAACTTGTATATACGCGAGTAAATCATGTTTGATGATGTGAGACATGCTATTTGGGACTTGGGATAATAGCAATAAAACTGTAAAAAGGGCTATTTACACACGAATGATTGGCACTTAGAGCTACCACAAAGGGtaatacaaaatttgacTTAGGGTTCCAACGTATTTCTGTATAAGATACTGAAGAAAGGAATAATGAGTTAGATATGTTACAAAATCATCACTTAGTAGTAAATTTCATGTGTATCTCGATATACGATCTTAAGCGAGTTATGCCGGGTACTTTATCATGTATCTGGCTGAACGTTTTATTGATTTCAGAACATCAAGTATTTTGGGTGAAATTCTGGTAGTGagaaatttatttattgaatatcgTTCTGCCCATTGGGAAGATTTAAGATATtgacacacacacacacatatatatatatatggtaAACCACATCTGACTAGTTCAGAATGTCATTTGAAATAATTCGATAAATACATAAAGCATCGCCCTAGAATCTAACATGATAAACTTTATGCTTAATAACCAAATTAATATCTCTCCTCATACCAATCAACATCTTCGCTTCTCTTGAGTCACCATTTCCAACCTTCCAGACCCACGTAGGAGCACTAGGTAGCGTACCACTagcttcctctcctcctatCCGTGTACCTTGCACCAATTCCCCATTCTCCCCAGTAATCATTTTGTTCAGAAGTGATATCCATCGATCCTGATTCTGAACAaaggatgaagagaagaattccCCATACTCACATTCGACTTTCACACTGATCAATCTTTCGAATTTCCGCAATGAGTGTGTGAGAAACATTTCGAATCCACCATGTTCGTAGGAGAACATCTTGCGAAGTGTTAAATGACGGAGAGAAGAATAAAGAAGAGACATCTGGTTCGGGATCTTTGATAGTGGAGAGAAGTTGCAGCTGAGAGTTCAATTAGTAGGTGATTACATGGTAAGAATTCAGATCAACAATCTGTAACTTTCAGTATCTCTAGACAATTAAACATTTCGAGTTTGTTCAATTGCCTAAATTCGATGAATGCTCAAATGATTTCAAGTACTGAAAGCTTTTGTTCATCGACCTACGTTCTAGATCATCGAAGGGATTCATTTGGGAAACTCACGGTATGATCAGAAGTAATTTGCGAAACATCACACATACTTCTGGATCCGCAAACTTGAGAGTTTTCACAATGTTATACGTGAACATgttgattgaataaaaagTTGTCTTCGCTTCAATACATAAATGCTGTGAACCGTATATCTTTAGGGCTCTGAGAAAGACGGGCGTCTTAGATgcagatttctttttcttctcaacaGGTCTGAGAAGAGTGTATTCATATATTATTCTTCTGATTTCAATAGGCAGGGCATTAAATCTGAATTGTGTTTTCCGCATTTTCTCTGTGATATGAACTCGAGAGGTCTGGATAGATTCGATCCCTTGAAAATCTCGAAGAtttgtctttttctccttgCTAATCGTGTTTAATAGTAATAATTCCGACGTCCACGCCTTTTTAGTCCAAATATTGTTAAATTTGGATATTTCATTGAAATAACCGAATCGATTGTGGGCTTCGACATGACGGCGAACGATTTGGACTCGGGGCTGATGAGCTTCATTCCCAGTGGGACAATCATCGTTGTCCAAGAATCTTGTGTGTGTGGAATAAACACATGTTTGACGAAGTTGGGTCACAGCATTCTCAGaagtattattaatgatGTTCACTGAGTGAAGAGATGGAATATTTGGTATGAGATTTGTCGTCTTGATGCCGTTTGAAGGGTTACGGTTCATGATTATTGGCGTTTTGTTGTCGGGAATATTACCTTGTGGCGTCATTTCTGAAGAACTCCGGCCTGTCTGAGATGGCGTATTTTCGTCTAAAATAGTTCGAAGGTGTCGTCGTCTCCTATCTCTGACCCGAAAAGGGACGATTAAATTACACAATAAGAAGTGAGGAACGATTGATGTACGTAATTTGGTGATTTGAGTGTATTTGTAGATAACGGAGCTCTTATACAAtagatttttgaaagattagTACTCATTCGTAGAACAACTTTAAGAAGTTTGGTTTGGAATGACAGGAAGTTTGCTTGGTCGTCTCATCAGACCAAGAAACTAACATAGCCGGAAAATCTTAGCTTCCAAGCCTAGTCGTCCTAGAACGCTTCAATCCCAGCCTATACGCAACATTAAGGTTTGTTATTTTGCCGAAGATTAAGCGTGACGTGCTGCAGTTCAGGCTACCAGGAAGTTTCCAGATCAAGAGCTTCCtttatcaatcttttggTTACCGATATTTGCCTCAGCTTTTATTTTATCGTGCCAGGTCGGATTACCATCGTCGTCAAATTCAGCCCATTCAAAATACGTGCAGCCTTCTTTTCCGGGAGCATTTCCAGCGTAGCACATCCAGAAGTATCGGCCTaaattctccttctttctttgtacAACTCTCAATACTGTAGGTACACCACATGTGCATTTTGGTGTAAATTTGGGATGTAACAAAGCTTTATAATCTCTGTAAGTAATATTGATTCGTCGGTTCCCAGAGATTGGATGAGGATCAATGGCTTGTGCTGGTGCGATGCTATGTTTCCAAGTTTCTTGCATTTCCGCATGCATGATCAACAAAGAGTTGTGTGGTAGGTGGATAGCTATTTGGCCTTCGGCATCTGAAGACTCCTTGCTTTTCTCTTTCGATTCTGACTCTTGAGCGACTATTTTTCGAACACGAAATTCACGTGCCACACCCAAAGATATCGATCCTATGACAGCTCGTGGTCCAAGGTAAGTGAGCTGGTCACTATGGTATCCCACACTCTCTGCACCACCTTTATAGCAGTTGACGACAGCTGCATTCGGCTTCCATGTGTCCGATGATTGGTATTTAAGCTTCTGGCCGTTAGGATAGTGTTTTAAGATTCGTGTTGCGACTTCTGAATTGACAGCATCCTGAACTTTAGGCGACACTATTCTCATTTGTGGAGTAAGTTGACGTACATCCTGCAAGTAACTGATTTAGCAATCCGAGACTTCAAATTCTAAGTATTACTCACTGTTAGTAGGCCACCATTGTAAATATACTCAGTCTTCTGAGCCCTTTGCTCTTCCAAATTTTCAACGTAAAAGCAAGCCGTATGGGGACTCGTGACCACATTATCAAATAGTTTAAAGGTATTCCTTTCGAAAGTTGCTGCTTCGTTTAACAATTCCTCAAGTAGCGTATTGGCCTCTTCCGCCGGTAGGAAGTTATGTATAATAGAACATGGAGTGTGAGCTGCGACATCTTCAGGAGAATATAAATGAAGAGTCTTCCCTTTTCTAGACAAAGGCTTGACTCGCTTTATCGAGTTCTCACTCGAGATAAATGTAGAAAGAGAACTTTGATATCCTACCGTGGCCGATGGCTTCTTGGGCATAGGCAAAGAGGGAGTATCCGAATTAGACATGAAATTTGAGGCTTTCTCAACATCACCTTCATGTTCAAGTAACATTTCAAGAAGAACGCCCTGTTCGACCTCAGGGTGCAGAGATGACAATAGCGCCAGCTTAAAATCCGTAGATTCATCATCTGGGACATAGAGATTTTCAATGCTGTCATTTGCGTTTGACTTCAGCGGTGACTGAGAAGAGACAGAAAGCTTTCGCTTTTTCCTGGATAAAAAGGCATCCATAATAGTGACGAATTGTTCTTCCGGTTTAGTGTTTGATCAGAAATCGAGGTCACCTATAGCTAGCTAGTCGTGCTCCTTGGTGAACAGCGCGCCGGAATTTAGGGAATTCTATCTCACTGCGTATTGCCAATAGGACTAACAATAAGTTGCAAGCTTGCAAAGGTTTGCGGATGCTTGTGGATGCCAGCAGAAACAATCGCACCAATCCCACATATATAAAGTAGCTTTCCCCTACGGCCGTGGTTCACAAACTCAGAGCCTCCAGCGTTGTGATAATCACGTGTATGATTACTCAGCCGAAGAACTCCTCGGCTCAAATTCGTGGTGGGGTTTAGCTTACCACCTCCATTTCAGCTAATTACTGGTGACGATTACAgcaatacatacatacaatcGCAACGTTGAGGTTCGGCGACTATCCCTCCCTTCGCAGCAATGATGGAGTTTATTACTCGAGGCTTCAAGGGCTCTGCAGTTAAATACTCTCCCTTTTTCGACAATCGAATCTGTGTGACTGCTTCTGCCAATTATGGGTTGGTAGGAAATGGGAGACTTTATAGCTTGATGTTGACTCCGCAAGGTATTCAAGTACAGAAAACGTAGGTACTATTCGGAGCTTGGCGTAGATTCCACCCCTCTTGTCATCTGTATAGCTTCTGCTAACtatcttccttcctcctaATGAAGCTTCGATACCCAAGATTCTATTTACGATTTGTCATGGTCCGAATCAAACGAAAATCAAGTCGCTGTCGCATGTGGTGATGGAAGCGTCAAATTATTCGATACCGCGATTCCTGAACCATTTCCCGTCGCAAACTTTCATGAGCATGGGCGCGAAGTCTTTGCTGTTCATTGGAACTTGGTCTCAAAAGACACATTTGTTTCAAGCTCTTGGGATGGTACAATTAAACTGGTACGAGAATCTCCTATTTCTGAATGTAATTGTCTTATGGACGGTATTGTTGACCCTTCAACTATCAGTGGAACCCAAACCGCGCAAGTTCGATTCTTACATTACCCACTCATTCTTGCACATATAGTGCAGCTTTCTCTCCCCATTCACCCTCCGTCATATCATCTGTCTCCGCAGATTCGCATTTAAGAATATTCGACCTTCGTACTCCTTCCTCGGCTTCCAATCATTTAGTCTCACTTATTCCAATCCATGGTTCCTTACCAACTGCAGGCTCCGTGGGGGCAATCGGAAGTAATCGTCAAGTTTCAGCTCCAAACGAAGTTCTTACCCATGATTGGAATAAATATCGTGACGGAGTTATTGCAACGGGTGGTGTCGATCGAGCGATTCGGACTTTCGATCTACGCAATGCGGGTGGTGGACCTGTCGCCGTTTTAGAAGGACATGAATATGCTGTTCGAAAATTGGTCTGGAGTCCTCATCTCAGCGATACACTCTTGAGTGCCAGTTATGACATGTCTTGTCGCATATGGACTGATGGTACAATGAATGCCACCATCCCTCGGCAAATCGGTCGCATGGATGCCCATACCGAATTTGTACACGGTGTTGATTGGTGTCTCTTTGGGGAAGGTTGGTGCGTCAGCACTGCTTGGGATGAAAGATTACTGGTCTGGGATGTTCGTTCTGTTATGACGGCATAATTCTTGACAAAATCCTCATTCCTTTGCCTCTTCAGCgacttcttttcttctagTGAAGTTTAATGAgaattttccttctttctgcATACTTTGGGAAATCAAATGACCCTGGGAGCGATATTGATACCACATGAATGGCGTTTTACCTGTAGGTGTCAAggatatgaaaatgaaatttttatagaatcttGTGTATAGAATCTATGCGTGGATGTTGCGGACTGTATATAAGAAATCTTGGGTATTGGGTTTCGGAGTGCTAGGAAATTAAGAGGAGAATGTATCGcgcatagatagatatatatatatatatatatatatacactcTTCCTACCTTGTGGGAAGGGTTCAAAGCGAtgaaatattatagattaatataattagttaAATCATCTACACAATTTGTAGTACGTAGTCGATATCTTCTCCGTTGCAGGTAGAATAATACTTACCGCCTAGATATGCGAGTATACCTACACAAGAATCTTCATCAGCGGCTTCTTGATAATGCCCTCCCTAAATGTTATTACAAAGCTCTGTTACTGTAGACTTTCCTCAAGCACTCACTTCATTCATCACCACACATCTAATCTGcatcacaaaatcaaaagcaaagcacATGTAAATAGTATCAAAGAGTATTCATAAAGTAAAGAGTAGAATTATGCCTATCCATATgactatcctatcctatcctatccgTTCCCCatccactcactcactctccTCCCCAGATCTATCCATCCCCAATTCTCCATCATAAaaatttcatttccttttctccatCCCATACTTCAATAGATTTTCCTCATTGTACACCCAACTCGTTAGTTATACAGAGGTATGTAGTAGGTATACTAGGGGGATTTGTGGTTGCTAAATGAACCACAGTTTTCGTCGCTCCCAAAAAAGCAACGCCTAAGCTCCATTTCCCCGCCCTGTGCCCATTTTTGTATCCTTCCCATCTATTTGCTATAATTTCCATCAGGAATCAAAGAATTGTATGTATCGTACAGACATAAATTTGAGTGTCGTTTTCTTCCTCCCCGAATCCTGCATGTGCCATTTTTCTTTGTGGTTTCGTACCATTGAAAAATCTGACAGGAATGTAGTAAAACAAAATAAGCCGAGACAGAGGcagaataaaaaagaaagggggaaagaaacgaaagggaaaagaggtGATGATACACAAACAAGCGATTTAGTTAGATCAATCAAGTATCAAACCTTGTTTAGAAACTTGATGAACCAAATCCTCCTTTGGAGCCACCTCTATCACCACCGCCGAATCCTCTTCCGCCGCTTCCGCCACCTCTTCCGCCACCTCTTCCGCCGAATCCTTTACCACCTCCACTTCCACCACTTCGGCCACCACCGAATCCTCTTCCTCCGCTGGATCCACCACTActtccaaatcctcttcctccactGGATCCACCACTGcttccaaatcctcttcctccactaGATCCGCCACTGCTTCCGAATCCTCGTCCAccaccaaaatcatcattatcCTCGCGAGGTTCATGTCCAATGTTAACGCCCGGGATTCTGTCGATTCCCAATTTGCGTGCAAGGCCAGGGCCAACCATAGGAGGTTTCTCCCAGCCCCAACCAAATTTAGTCCAGTTGTTCAAGTCTTCCATCATCGCTCTAGGACTTGCACCCCTCTGACCTTGGCCAAGTGCTCCCATGTATGCGTCGACTTTAATTTCACGGTCAACTCTCTTCGTTGCTTGGCCGACTTCATTAAGGATTTCTGCGGTTGTGGCTGGTAGTTGAGCATCTTTTTTCATATCGACAAATGGTGTCTCGAGTGTACGATCAGGGGTGATTGGAAGGTTGGACAATGTTCGACGAGCTCCTGGGATTTCAGATTGCGTCAATAAGAGccatccttctccttccttgcCTCCTCTTCCAGTTCGTCCTACacgatggatgtatgtatctcTGTCTCTAGGTACACCGACTTGTATGACGTGAGTAACATTAGGGAAATCCATTCCTCTAGCTGTAACATCACTCGATAACATAACGGCAGATTTGGCACGACGGAATCTGTCTGTAACTCtagttcttctttcttgtgtGAGCTTGCCGTGGATAGCAGAAACGTCAATCGAATGAAGAGAATCTATTCCTTTCATGATCTCTCCAGCCAATTGAACGTTTGCGGTTGAATTGAAGTATACAATAGCTTTGAATGGAGAAGAACCTTCAGTGTTAGCcttttcaattcctttcttGCAAATTTCGACCATTGCTGGCATGATGTTCTCCATTCCAGTAGCAGCAACAATCTTTTGAGGGATTCTCTCGTGTGTGGCTACATCTCCTGCTT contains the following coding sequences:
- the Bcpex7 gene encoding Bcpex7, with protein sequence MMEFITRGFKGSAVKYSPFFDNRICVTASANYGLVGNGRLYSLMLTPQGIQVQKTFDTQDSIYDLSWSESNENQVAVACGDGSVKLFDTAIPEPFPVANFHEHGREVFAVHWNLVSKDTFVSSSWDGTIKLWNPNRASSILTLPTHSCTYSAAFSPHSPSVISSVSADSHLRIFDLRTPSSASNHLVSLIPIHGSLPTAGSVGAIGSNRQVSAPNEVLTHDWNKYRDGVIATGGVDRAIRTFDLRNAGGGPVAVLEGHEYAVRKLVWSPHLSDTLLSASYDMSCRIWTDGTMNATIPRQIGRMDAHTEFVHGVDWCLFGEGWCVSTAWDERLLVWDVRSVMTA